Genomic window (Primulina eburnea isolate SZY01 chromosome 8, ASM2296580v1, whole genome shotgun sequence):
aattatatttttacacGTCATATTAtcttctatatatatttttagagTCAAAACACACACCTTTAGTTCAAGTTTCAGAAAGCTAGGACAATCCCAAGGCACTAGTGTGTTGCCACCATTGATATTCGATACTCGAAGAATGAGATGCTTTAGATTCCTTAATAAGTGTTTGGGGCGTAATAAgtcctctagattctcggcacTGGTGAATTTATTAGTCAATAAGTGTTCGGGGCGTAATAAGTCCTCTAGATCCCTTAATAAGTGTTCGAGTCGTAAATTAAAATGAATATCAAATCATGAATTTATTAGTCAATATAAATCAAAATGTAGCCAAAACCACATATTTAAAATCGTTGCTGCACCGGAACCATTGAAATGAAACAGACCAAAAATCCCACACAAAGAGTCATTTCTCCATCAATCTTCAAAGATTAGGGATGACGTGTGTACGGGTGTAATGGGTACCCGAACCCGGCCCGTTGGGTAATGTTAAATGGGTATGATTTGGGTATTTCGTATTAGACTTTTGTACCTGAACAagcatgaattgggtaacggaTTTTATGGTTTATATATACTTTAATATCCcattaatattttatgatatttatataaattatttaattgcatAGAATTGTtacttttaatattttgttgaaAGAGTGTTAATAgactttttttgttgttgtttttattCAATTCATGTTATAAGTATACTAGTTTAAAAgtaaaattttttataaaaaaaatatgaatatcattatTGGCAGGTCCAGCTGGTTTGACAAGTTGAACCTAAGGGAGTGTTTGGTTTGCTTGATTAGgtgggtttattttttttaaacccaCCTAATCACTCGTTTGGTTCGATTTTATTAAACTAAGTCAATtcctcctatgaatgattatgttatattaggtaggttaaaataatatctCCTCACCCCataggattatttatcctacTCTTAATACctcatatttttccaattttacccttctcttatattcaaactcaccaccacttcccgccgcCGCCGACGGCCGGCCGACGGCCGCCGCACGGCCGATTTTTCTGGCCGGCCGTTTCAGGCCACCGCCCCCGTCAGCCGTTTCCGGCCGGCCGGCCGCcgcgaaggggaagggcaagtttgtcttttcatcaaaaaattcaaaattatcctacacttaaaaatcttaccaaacataatattattttacaccatatattacaatcctaccacaatcattttctttatcatttacatactaatcattaagttatcctatccttccaaccaaacgtagcctaaGAGTTTAAACGAACCGAACAATTCAAGAGCTTTTCGAGCCGTctcgaaaaatatattatttttatttgaactCATCCAGTTCGGCTTTTTTTTAGCCAAATTCGAGCCTAAATTATTGTTCGATATTTGCGAGCCTTAatgttttattaatataaaataattgtacattaaaaaaataaatttcgaGTCTTTCAAATACTTATTATCGAGCAATAATTCAAATAGTTCGTGAACATGTTCAAATATTTTTAGCCAAACTCGAACTCgagtttttatttgaattttagccAAAAGTTATAGAATTTTCGaacttcgaatcgagctcgaacaCGAATAGAACTAATTCGAGCCTTCGAAATTTCGATACGATTCAGTTCGTTTACACATCTCGTTGAACACGTTAACTTTTGGGCATGGATCAGAGCAGGTTTCAGAAGGGACCGAATGGGTCTCGATTCCTCCGTAATTACAAGGGGTTGGGTATCGGGTCTTGCCGAACCTGGCCCATTTCCATCCCTATCAAAGATCACTCAAAAAATCGTACAACAAGTGAGAATTGTCATGCACAGAGAAAAATTAACCTATACAATTAGCTTCGGAATTGGAACCAAAAATTCAGTTGAGATTTTGAACCCACAGAGACAGTATATTTATGCTTTCAAAAAATTAAGTAATATATAAATCCGCTAAGCAAATTAATTATACGAGGAAAAAAAATCTATGGGACTGCACTCCAAAGCGGAAAAAATATACAGATTTACCAAAACTAACTACAACTTGAGCCTCGCTTAAACGAAGGAGGCACTTAActtaaagaaacaaaaacaaagaaTCGCCTCGAATTTACTCATAACTATAATATCTAATCCACTTTAACAATTCAAATTTAACATATTATCTCTACCGattacatatttaatataattgcaATATCattatctaaataataatttaaaactataaaaaaatttatgaatcAACACAATCTATTAATGATCATGATTCATATAAATAAAAGTCATTATTTTACATACATATCAGGTATGTGTCGTTCActagtatatataaaattttaatcggTTTAACTTGTAAAACTAAACTAAATTAactgatatttttttaattaaaaaaataaagccaAACTACCGATTTAACCGAACcaaattttcgatttaaataATTGTCATATTTAGTttataaaattgatttttatgttaattTCTATGTTAAATATTATTGATATAACGTGAGAATTTTgggttaaaaatattaaatcgcCGACTTATTTTGTAATCAGATAATGACCAATTAAAATGTGATAGCACTTACAGAACAGATgtgtattaatttatttaatattgattATTGACAGTATATATATCCGGCATAAAGAAGAGTTTTTGGGGGAAAACCGTGGACAACCGCCCAAGCTCCGTCGTTTTCTTTTCCGGACGGTGCACTCTCCGATGACCCTGGTATTAGATGATTTAAGTTTCTAACCACGTCTTATTTTATTTGGGAATCAGAGCAGACATATTAAACTTGAGCTATTCTTTTACGAGGTCTACGTTTTGTGCTTCGATTTGGACAGAATTCTACTCTCAAGTACAAAAAAAGTCACCCTTTCTCCGCCGCCCAAGCTCCGTTGTTTTCTTTTCCGATCAGGACGACCCTGGTAtgcttttatcatttgaaattatatgAAGATAATATGTTAAATCTGTGGCCTCGATTGTTTTCCATAGGGAGATTGCATGCGGGTGGGGGAACTTTAACAGATATTTCGTTcaaatttaacatattaaattttACAAAAACAAGGTTTTGTATAATTGCatgataataatttttataaattttaagtggggtgtattcaattcagagttttgatgacttttaatgatttttttaaatgatagacttttatggatttgataaatttttattgacttttatagaatctaacagatttataaacatatttatgtggatttatgtgaacttttttgcaagatttttatagacttttgtggatttttttttacaaaattttataaattttgtacttaacatgtgatttttttttattaatttctttgaaacaataattaattgacatatataacatattcagtttgaaattattttcaatatttatattaataaataaatttatttatttaaaaattaaattgtttaatccttacatgtgtatatatgtgggtttatatgtatgtttgtaaattttttaaaatacatcaactGATTAACATGCAACCTTCTTTTTAAATTGATTATATACatgtgaaaataatattatttattattgtgtgaatataattttgtataaaaatatcatagcgtaaatattaattgaaaatattaaaatgaatttaaaaaattatggtTGTTACGAGACTATttaattattaagaattaagcaacatttttttatcatcttttattattattgaatattacattaatttgtataaatcataaattaaaaatcacaaaatcaattctataattcaaaatttcccgttatattaaaataaaaaattattaaatgaacaatcagccaaaaaatgaaaaatttgaaaagaaaaaataaaaatatatacagagatacacttcgaaaatttgagagagttatagaaatagatgagaggagagaagataGGAAGAGATGTGATGTGAAGCAACAGAGTGAAAAATAAATAGTTTGTGTatgagttagaagttttaaaaatccattcaaatctttggggtgaaccaaatacaattttttacaatttttagTTGTACTttaggctttaatgtttgtatgtcaatgaattccatggagttattaaaagtccatggaaaatttgaatacctatagacttttatagagtttataaaagtcaatattgaataccacttgactttttaaaactccatgaaagtctattttgaatacaacaagacttctatagagtatgcaaaagtcttgactcttgattgaatacctctagatttttaaaatctataaaagtcattaaaagtccaTAAATTTCCCAAGTTGAATACACCCCCATAAAAAGTTACTTTCATTTTCATTTGGTTGTACAGAATCAAgatgatgattgagaatgaggTGGTGGACAAAATCAGCGAGTTGCCGGATGATGTTCTTGTTGCCATAATCTCTCGATTAACATGGCAAGAAGCTGTAGCCACCAGCGTCCTATCCACTCGTTGGCGCAACCTATACACCTACGTCTTCCGTCTTAGCTACAACACTCGACATCCATCGGAACAATCAAATTACACATATGTTCAACTATTAGAAGAAAAGGAATTCCCAAAATACATAAAGGAGATTTATGATTTCTTGAATTCAAACAACGGTTGCGGCTTTTTGAAGGAATTCAGGGTGCATTTACCCTGTTTGAAGGGAGCCAATATCAAGACATGGTTTCCATTGCTGCTGGAAAGAGAAGTAGAGAGCATTGACATACGCATGATATATCACACCAAATCTATGCCGGGCTATTACAGTGTTCCCTCTAAGAGTTTGATAAAGAAAAAAGGCGGAGGCTTATGGTCGTTTCCGGGCCTCAAATCACTCAGAATATTATCTCTACACTCGCTTCATGTGGAAGAACGAGATGTTGAGCTATTTGTTTCGAATTGTCCTGTTCTTGAGAACTTGTCCATCGTGGGTTCTTACAAGTTAAAAAAGGTGTCGTTGGTTGGACATTCGAAGTTGAAGCGATTGGATATTTGTTCATCTAGGAAGGCCTCATTAATTGAGGTTCGTGACATGATCAACCTCGTTTCTTTGACGTGTCACAAATTGCATCGTAAGTACTCACTACTCCTCGACAACGTCCCAAAGCTTATTGAGTTCAATTCAGACGACAGGGTACACTTGTTTGACCACATCTTACCTGGAATCTCATCTTGTATTCTAGACCAACTACTGCAAATGGAAGTCCACACGACGGGCAAGACGGTATTTTTTACTATTTGTACTCTAATTAATTGCTATATGTCTTCTTTTAACGTCTTATTGATTGATGATTGTTTCTTCCTTTGGTAGTTCGTATGGACCCCCGCACCCTTATTAAGGAATCTAAAGCACCTCAAGCTTCGATTATCGAATATCGATGGAGGCAAGAGAGTTCATCCATACTTACTTAAGGCTTGGGATTGTCCTAACTTGCAGAAACTTGAACTGAAGGTGCGTGGTTTTactctaaaaaaatatatatagaagaTGTATGACGTGTAAAAATCTAATTTATATGTTAATTTGCAGCTTCTGCGATGGGATTATCAAGTATTTGGTTACAGATATTATCGCCGGTCGAGGATGAGGCTTGAATGGGTTTCATCACCACGCAAAACACAATTCAATCTCAAAGAGGTGACCATCTCGGGGTTTACAGGGTCTATAGATGAGTTGATCTTTACACATTTATTGATCACAGGAGAAGGCATGGGACTGGAACAACTCATTGTCCAACCTTGTGAAGAAACTTATGAAATCCGATGCAAGGCTGCAGCTCTTGCACGATTTCATTTCCCACCAATTATACCAATCTCGGCTAAACTAATAATTATCTAGGAAATACTATATCTATGTCCAATGTATAATCATCCATCCGCCTGGTGATTCATTGGTAAGGTTGATAAACCATCATTAATTTTTGGTATGTTGAATCTGTTGGCTTCTTGCAAGTAAGATTGATATTGTAATTATGAGTAAATTCGGGGTGATTctctgtttttgtttcttttaaaTTAAGTGCCTCCTTcgtttagacaaaaacttgtatgagacggtgtcacgagtcgtattttgtgagacatatatcttattcgGGTCATCTAggaaaatttttacttttttgttaatagtattattgtgaatatcggtagggttgaaccgtctcacagataaagattcgtgagaccgtctcacaagagacctactccttcGTTTAAGTGAGGCTCGAGTTTTAGTTAATTTGGtaaatatgtatattttttccCATTGGGAGTGCAGTCCCAGAGATTTTTTTTCCTCGTATAATTTATGTGCTTGGTGGATTTAAATATCACTTAATTTTTTGAAAGCATAAATATACAGTATTTGTGGGTTCAAATTCTAAACTGAATTTTTGGTTCCAATTCCGACGCTAATTTTATAGGTTAATTTTTCTATGTGCATAAAATTCTCACTTGTTGTACGATTATTTGAGTGATCTTTGATAGGGATGGAAATGGGTTAGGTTCGGCAAGACCCGAGACCCGACCCCTTATAATTATGAAGGAACCGAAACCCACTCGGTCCCTTCTAAAACCCACTCTGATCTATGACCGAAAGTTAACATGTTCCACCAGAGGTGTAAACGAAACGAATCATGTGGAAATTTTGAAGGTTCGAATAAGTTTTATTTGTGTTCGAACTCGATTCGAAGTTCGAAAATTCTATCACTTTTTGCTAAAAATTCGAATAAAAGCtcgagttcgagttcggctcgaaagaTTCAAACATGTTCATGAACTTTTTGAACTATTGCTCGAAAATAAGTACTCGAAAGACtcgaaatttatttatttaatatatagtaattttatattaataaaatattaagccTCGTAACTATCGAACAATAATTTAGGCTCGAGTTCGGTTCAAAAAAATCCGAATTGGATGAGTTCAaatacaaatcaaatatttttcgacGACTCGAAAAGCTCACGAACTGCTATTTTTGTTTACAATCTTAGGTTCAACTCGTCAAACCTGTTGGACTTGCCGATCATTATGTTCATatttttgtaataaaaaaatttaattttaaattggaATGCTTATAACATGAATTGaataaacaaaaacaaatattaAAAGCAACAATTCTATGCTCATAAAATATTAATgggatattaaaatatatatgaacCATAAAATCTTTTACCCAACTCATGCTCGTTCAGGTACAAAAGTCTAATACCCGCTTACCCAACACATTTAACATTACCAAACGGGTCGGGTTCGGGTACCCATTATACCCCTACACACGTCATCCCTAATCTTTGATGATTGACGGAGAAATGACGCTTTGTGTGGGATGTTTGGTTTGTTTCATTTCAATGGTTCCGGTGCAGCAGCGGTTTTAAATATGTGGTTTTGGGCTCCATTTTGATTTATATTGACTAATAAATTCCTCATCTgatattgatttaaattttatttaacttTGTGCTTTTGGGTGGAGTTGGGGTGTGGTTTGGGTTGAGTTTTGTGCTTTTGGGTGGAGTTGGGGCGTGGTCGAGCGTGTGGAGTAATTGGAGTTTGGGTTGAGTTTTGTGCTTTTGAGTTGAGTTCAGGTATATTTTTGGTGGAGTGGGTGGTGGAGTGGATCGAGTGGGTGGATTTTGAGGTTTGAGGTTTAGAGTATAGGGTTTAGGTCGAGTTTAGTTCTAATAAATAATTTGAGTGGAGGTTGAATCTAATTGCTAAAAATGTtaatacataaataatttatatttatattaaacattttaatatgagattaataataaaaattgataatCAAAAGatactgtaaaaaaaaaaattaattgtaaaaattaaaattgtttTGTGTTATAGTAAAAAATTGGGTCGAGACTCGACCCAAACATCAAGCATCGACCCACCACGTGGGTCGAGTTCTTTACAAGCTCGACCCAATGTTAAGCTTCGACCCAAAATTTGTTCTGCGTGTGATGTGTGTCGAAATCGATTTATTTAGGATAAGCAACAGGTCGAACAAGAAACTAACAAATAGATTTACACTCGAAAAAAATGCTAATCGTGAGTCGAGTTCGGCCCAATAAAAAATTAGTggtaaaaatcaaaataataagttgaatcaatattttttcatcATGTATGCATGAAGTTTTCTATTGACTATTCTTGGTTAATTTCTCCATAGAACAGTTAAATTTATTTGTACgactaattaattaagtaaatattAACAATTATTAAGGAGAGGTGACACAATCGATCGGTACACTATTATCATAAATTACAAATAGAAATGACAATCATTTTGGGAAGCAAATGGAAGTGATTTTAGTCTTTTTATTTAAACTAAGTTTGATAGAAAACTTTTATGTATAAAGCttcaatataatttatttaaatggaaTTAAATGCCAATATATATTTTCGTTTAATGAAAAACGTAGAAAAATATATGTACTGGTTTAACACTTTAAGTTGATctatttaatcaattaattatcaattTCAATTAACTTTGATCAATTCTTCATTGGTGAAAAGTTATCGTGCAAGAATCACAAGTATTTTGCAAAATGTAGAATTAATTTTagatgaaatttaaaaaaatgatgtATTGGTGTGGAACAAGTATGCTCAATATATGAGTTTTGATATGATAAACATTCACCAACAAGTTGTCTAATTTTTTGTTTGGTCaactaaattttcaaattttggttttgatacattaacttttaattttcaGTTACTTTGGTCTAAATTCTGACGTGTCAACTAAAAATGCTGATGTGACATTGCAAAATGCTAACGTGTAATCGGAAATTGATGATGTTTCTGATACCAAGTCAACATTTGGACCAAATAGACAAAATTTGAAAGTTAATGTACCAAATCAAAAATTGATTTTCAACACTAGATTATATTTAAGGGCTTATTAGTGTCCAAAATTTAAAATCTGGTGTCACAAAAGGAGTGTTTGAGAGAGTTTTGCTTATTTAAAAGATATTATTTTGAAATTGGCGAGATACCATTATTTATGTACAAAAAATTTTGAGAGATGGTCTaacgagtcaattttgtgagacaaatatcctATTTGAGTCatgcatgaaaaaatattactttttattccaaaagaattatatattattttaaatatgaacATAGTTAACCGTATCACGGATAAAGATctttgagatcgtctcacaagtgACCTAGATTATTTAAGATACTTTTTCCTATTACACAAAACCCACTTTTTTACAAGCTCGTGAATATGTTTTTTGTCGAACCCAACCCATTTCCTTCCCTATCAAAGATCACTAAAATAATCGTACAAGAagtgaaaatttttattttttacgcACATAGAAAAGTTAACCTATAAAATTATCGTTGGAATTGGAACCAAAAATTCAGTTGAGATTTTGAACCCACATATACAATATATTTATGCTTTCAAAAAATTAAGTAATATATAAATCCATCAAGCGAATAAATTATACTAGGAAAAAAATTATCTGGGACTGCAATCCAAaggggaaaaaaatatatagattTAACAAAATTAACTAAAACTTGAGCCTCGCTTAAAGGAAGAGGCACTTAActtaaaagaaacaaaaacagagAATCACCTCGAATTT
Coding sequences:
- the LOC140838213 gene encoding putative F-box/LRR-repeat protein At4g15060 isoform X1; this encodes MTLNSTLKYKKSHPFSAAQAPLFSFPIRTTLMMIENEVVDKISELPDDVLVAIISRLTWQEAVATSVLSTRWRNLYTYVFRLSYNTRHPSEQSNYTYVQLLEEKEFPKYIKEIYDFLNSNNGCGFLKEFRVHLPCLKGANIKTWFPLLLEREVESIDIRMIYHTKSMPGYYSVPSKSLIKKKGGGLWSFPGLKSLRILSLHSLHVEERDVELFVSNCPVLENLSIVGSYKLKKVSLVGHSKLKRLDICSSRKASLIEVRDMINLVSLTCHKLHRKYSLLLDNVPKLIEFNSDDRVHLFDHILPGISSCILDQLLQMEVHTTGKTFVWTPAPLLRNLKHLKLRLSNIDGGKRVHPYLLKAWDCPNLQKLELKLLRWDYQVFGYRYYRRSRMRLEWVSSPRKTQFNLKEVTISGFTGSIDELIFTHLLITGEGMGLEQLIVQPCEETYEIRCKAAALARFHFPPIIPISAKLIII
- the LOC140838213 gene encoding putative F-box/LRR-repeat protein At4g15060 isoform X2 gives rise to the protein MMIENEVVDKISELPDDVLVAIISRLTWQEAVATSVLSTRWRNLYTYVFRLSYNTRHPSEQSNYTYVQLLEEKEFPKYIKEIYDFLNSNNGCGFLKEFRVHLPCLKGANIKTWFPLLLEREVESIDIRMIYHTKSMPGYYSVPSKSLIKKKGGGLWSFPGLKSLRILSLHSLHVEERDVELFVSNCPVLENLSIVGSYKLKKVSLVGHSKLKRLDICSSRKASLIEVRDMINLVSLTCHKLHRKYSLLLDNVPKLIEFNSDDRVHLFDHILPGISSCILDQLLQMEVHTTGKTFVWTPAPLLRNLKHLKLRLSNIDGGKRVHPYLLKAWDCPNLQKLELKLLRWDYQVFGYRYYRRSRMRLEWVSSPRKTQFNLKEVTISGFTGSIDELIFTHLLITGEGMGLEQLIVQPCEETYEIRCKAAALARFHFPPIIPISAKLIII